The sequence below is a genomic window from Qipengyuania flava.
TGCAGCCCACTTATGCCGCGATCGACAGCTCCGATGCGGCGAGCGCCTGTTCGAGGTCGGCGAAGATGTCTTCGGCGTCTTCCAGCCCGATCGACAGGCGCAGCAGGCCTTCGCCGATGCCATGCGCGGCGCGCTCTTCGGGGGTGTAGGTCGAATGGGTCATGCTCGCCGGGTGCTGGATCAGCGTTTCCGCATCGCCCAGCGAAACCGCGCGGGTGATCATGGTGAGGCGGTTCATGAAGCGAATGCCCTGTTCGTACCCGCCGGCAAGGTCGAAGGCGATCATGCCGCCCGGCAAAGCCATCTGGCGGCTGGCAAGCTCTGCCTGGGCGAAGCTTTCGAGGCCGGGATAGTGGACGGCGGCGACCTGCGGCTGGGTTTCGAGCCAGCGGGCGACCGCAAGCGCGGTCTGGCTGTGACGTTCCATGCGCAGGGCAAGGGTCTTGAGGCCGCGCATGATCAGCGTTGCGGTGAACGGGCTCATCACGGCACCGGTCATGTCCTTGAGGCCCTCGAGGCGGACCTTCTGCATCGTCTCCGCGCTGCCCGCGACGAGACCGCCGACCAGATCGCCATGTCCGCCAAGATACTTGGTCGCCGAATGCACGACGATATCCGCGCCCAGCTCGATCGGGCGGGTGAGGGCCGGGGTAGCGTAGGTGTTGTCGACCACGACCTGCGCGCCGGTCTCATGCGCGACTTTGCTGATCGCGGCGATATCGACGAGGCGCATATTCGGGTTCGCCGGGGTCTCGAAATAGACGACCTTCACGCGCTCGCTCATCGCGGCCTCCAGAGCCGCCGGGTCGGTCAGGTCGACATGCGTGACCTTTACGCCGAACTTGGCAAGGCCGTGGCGGAAGAAGGCGAAGGTGCAGCCGTAGAGCGTCTTGTCGGTGATGATCTCGTCGCCGGCCTGCAGCAGGCTCCACATCACCGCCGTGATTGCGCCCATGCCGCTGGCCGTCGCGACGCCCGCTTCGGCGCCTTCCAGCGTCGCTATGCGCTGTTCGAGCAGGTCGAGCGTGGGGTTGGAGATGCGGCTGTAGAAGTAGCCCTGCTCCTGTCCTGCGAAGATCGCGCCGCCCTGTTCCGCGCTGTCGAACGCAAAGGTCGAGGCCATGTGCATTGGCGGAGTCAGCGCGCCCTGGTTCTCGGCCGGATCGTAGCCATGGTGGATGGCGCGGCTGGAAAATCCGGACAGGGTGGTGCGACTCATGGGGTGTGCCTCTCTTCGATTGATTGAGGCCGATATACAGCAGCGGTGCTGGCATATCCCTGCGAAGTCTGCCAAGTATATACTCATAATTGGCAGAATCTGCCAAAGGGGAGTGAGATGGACGCCAAGGATCGCCAGATACTGCGCGAATTGCAGCGCGACGGCAGGCTCACCAACGCCGAGCTGGCCGAGCGGGTGAACCTCTCGCCAAGCCCGTGCCTGCGCCGCGTCCGCAATCTCGAAAAAGCCGGGGTGATCGACCGCTACGTGGCCATCGTCGACCGCGA
It includes:
- a CDS encoding methionine gamma-lyase: MSRTTLSGFSSRAIHHGYDPAENQGALTPPMHMASTFAFDSAEQGGAIFAGQEQGYFYSRISNPTLDLLEQRIATLEGAEAGVATASGMGAITAVMWSLLQAGDEIITDKTLYGCTFAFFRHGLAKFGVKVTHVDLTDPAALEAAMSERVKVVYFETPANPNMRLVDIAAISKVAHETGAQVVVDNTYATPALTRPIELGADIVVHSATKYLGGHGDLVGGLVAGSAETMQKVRLEGLKDMTGAVMSPFTATLIMRGLKTLALRMERHSQTALAVARWLETQPQVAAVHYPGLESFAQAELASRQMALPGGMIAFDLAGGYEQGIRFMNRLTMITRAVSLGDAETLIQHPASMTHSTYTPEERAAHGIGEGLLRLSIGLEDAEDIFADLEQALAASELSIAA